One segment of Balneolaceae bacterium DNA contains the following:
- a CDS encoding M14 family metallopeptidase: protein MNSIPKKWTVAVVTLLCLATGAYAQDDYSSYSEMTDRLQALESSHSDYVQLESLTETLGGKNVWLLTLSSGDPSAKPAIAVVGGSEGSHILGSELAVQFAEKLLNGTPGDSLESLLSRTTYYVVPRLNPDATEQYFADLRYERNANARDTDTDRDGPVNEDGYEDLNGDGLITMMRVSDRTGDWMPHSDDPRVMVEADASEGERGAWRIYSEGRDNDRDDAFNEDGAGGVDLNMNFTFDYPAFEPGAGAFMLTERENRALLDFLMEEAWNTYAVVSFGPANNLSEPISFNPGGISQRVIDGWYREDTELNAIASELYNEVTRLSGGENVSGDPGDFFQWAYFHYGRLSLSTPGWWTSGESGNDQADYLAWADGQNLDAFVPWTEISHPDFPNRTVEVGGIKPFMMHNPPYSAVDTLADKHTAFLAQLSTLQPSVEITNVEVEEAGENLTRVTVDLYNPGTLPTATRLGERTRWVRDVIAEISLGDGLSLVSGERLSNFESIGADASERLSWLVRGSGTFSLKAGAPNTGFTTIEQSINQ, encoded by the coding sequence ATGAATAGCATACCCAAGAAGTGGACGGTGGCTGTGGTGACCCTGCTCTGCCTGGCGACAGGCGCCTACGCGCAGGACGACTACAGCTCCTATTCGGAGATGACCGACCGCCTTCAGGCGCTCGAGAGTTCTCATTCCGATTACGTGCAACTGGAATCCCTCACTGAAACGCTCGGCGGCAAAAACGTCTGGCTGCTGACCCTCTCCTCCGGCGATCCCTCCGCCAAGCCCGCCATCGCGGTGGTCGGCGGATCGGAAGGCTCCCATATCCTGGGCAGCGAGCTGGCGGTGCAGTTCGCCGAAAAACTACTGAACGGCACGCCGGGGGACAGCCTCGAGAGCCTGCTCTCGCGCACCACCTACTACGTGGTGCCGCGTCTGAACCCGGACGCCACCGAACAATATTTCGCCGACCTGCGCTACGAGCGCAACGCCAACGCCAGGGACACCGACACCGACCGTGACGGCCCGGTGAACGAGGACGGCTACGAAGACCTTAACGGCGACGGGCTGATCACCATGATGCGGGTCAGCGACCGCACCGGCGACTGGATGCCGCACTCCGACGATCCGCGCGTAATGGTGGAGGCCGATGCCAGCGAGGGCGAGCGCGGCGCCTGGAGGATTTACTCCGAGGGACGTGACAACGACCGCGACGACGCCTTTAACGAAGACGGGGCCGGCGGGGTGGATCTGAACATGAACTTCACCTTCGACTACCCTGCCTTCGAGCCGGGAGCCGGCGCCTTCATGCTTACCGAACGGGAGAACCGGGCGCTGCTCGATTTCCTCATGGAGGAGGCCTGGAACACCTATGCGGTGGTCTCCTTCGGACCGGCCAACAACCTCTCCGAGCCGATCTCCTTCAATCCCGGCGGCATCTCACAGCGCGTCATCGACGGCTGGTACCGCGAGGACACCGAGCTGAACGCCATCGCCTCCGAGCTGTACAACGAGGTGACCCGGCTATCGGGCGGAGAGAACGTATCCGGCGACCCCGGCGACTTCTTCCAGTGGGCCTACTTCCACTACGGCCGCCTCAGCCTGAGCACGCCCGGGTGGTGGACCTCCGGCGAATCGGGCAACGACCAGGCGGACTACCTGGCATGGGCAGACGGCCAGAACCTGGATGCCTTCGTGCCGTGGACAGAGATCAGCCACCCCGACTTCCCCAACCGCACGGTGGAGGTGGGCGGCATCAAGCCATTCATGATGCACAATCCCCCCTACTCGGCAGTGGATACGCTGGCGGACAAACACACCGCCTTCCTGGCGCAGCTCAGCACGCTTCAGCCTTCCGTGGAGATCACCAACGTGGAGGTGGAGGAGGCAGGCGAGAACCTGACGCGCGTGACGGTCGATCTCTACAACCCCGGCACGCTGCCCACGGCCACGCGCCTGGGTGAGCGTACACGCTGGGTTCGCGACGTAATCGCCGAGATCAGCCTGGGCGATGGACTCTCCCTGGTCAGCGGCGAACGCCTGAGCAACTTCGAATCCATCGGCGCTGACGCCAGCGAACGGCTGAGCTGGCTGGTGCGCGGAAGCGGTACCTTCTCGCTGAAGGCCGGCGCGCCCAACACTGGATTCACCACCATCGAGCAAAGCATTAATCAGTAA
- a CDS encoding M14 family metallopeptidase, translating into MKTLNTLCTLLLTCAMLVVLAPDPAGAQTSSEGFFPAAGTPANPEVQASWNRYYNYQGYTELINQMAEAHPDLVQVQSIGQSYEGRDIWLVTVTNFNEGDPDRKPGMYIDGNIHSNEIQGTEMSLYTIWYLSEQFGNIEYITQLMNEKVFYIVPSINPDARENFFDEPNTASSPRSGMKPLDDDGDGRVDEDNLDDLNGDGSVTLMRRKNPRGEYRVDPDYPNRMVQVPDDQFGNYEILGREGIDNDGDGEVNEDRPGYYDPNRDWAWNWQPDYIQGGAHKYPFSLPENRAVADFVMEHPNIAAAQSYHNSGGMILRGPGAAEDVSTYNYQDIQVYDAIAEKGESFMPGYRYLVVYDDLYTVFGGELDWFYGSRGIFTYSNELWTSYLQFYSQDPPQPDDYVFNQSLLFGDAHVDWESYDHPTYGEIEIGGFKKNYGRAHPGFLLETDAHRNMAFTLYHTWNTPHLVIDEISTRDLGGGQREVTAVVTNTRLIPTHASHDVQNNIERPDYIRIEGVDVEAGMIVDDRDMNQTVEQKVNPQQLEVENIPGMDSVVVRWIVSGSGDFTVTVDSEKGGVASRSSDG; encoded by the coding sequence ATGAAGACGCTTAACACACTTTGTACGCTGCTACTGACCTGCGCCATGCTGGTCGTCCTGGCCCCCGATCCGGCCGGCGCCCAGACCTCCTCGGAGGGATTCTTCCCGGCCGCGGGCACTCCGGCCAATCCGGAGGTGCAGGCCAGCTGGAACCGCTACTACAACTACCAGGGCTACACCGAACTCATCAACCAAATGGCCGAAGCGCATCCTGACCTGGTGCAGGTGCAGTCCATCGGGCAGTCCTACGAGGGACGTGACATCTGGCTGGTGACGGTCACCAACTTCAACGAGGGCGACCCCGACCGCAAGCCCGGTATGTACATCGACGGGAACATCCACTCCAACGAGATCCAGGGTACGGAAATGTCCCTCTACACCATCTGGTACCTGTCGGAGCAGTTCGGCAACATCGAGTACATCACCCAGCTGATGAACGAGAAGGTGTTCTACATCGTCCCCTCCATCAACCCCGACGCCCGGGAGAACTTCTTTGACGAGCCCAACACAGCCAGCTCCCCACGTTCAGGCATGAAGCCCCTGGACGACGACGGGGACGGCCGCGTGGATGAGGACAACCTGGACGACCTGAACGGCGACGGCTCCGTCACTCTGATGCGACGCAAGAACCCGCGCGGGGAGTACCGGGTCGACCCCGACTATCCCAACCGGATGGTGCAGGTGCCGGATGATCAGTTCGGCAACTACGAGATCCTGGGGCGCGAGGGTATTGACAACGACGGCGACGGGGAGGTCAACGAAGACCGCCCCGGCTACTACGACCCCAACCGCGACTGGGCCTGGAACTGGCAGCCCGACTACATACAGGGCGGAGCGCATAAATATCCCTTCTCCCTGCCCGAAAACCGTGCAGTAGCTGACTTCGTGATGGAGCATCCCAACATTGCGGCCGCCCAGAGCTACCACAACAGCGGCGGTATGATCCTGCGTGGACCGGGTGCTGCCGAGGATGTAAGCACCTACAACTACCAGGACATCCAGGTCTACGACGCCATCGCCGAGAAGGGCGAGTCCTTCATGCCCGGCTACCGCTACCTGGTGGTCTATGACGACCTCTACACGGTATTCGGTGGCGAATTGGACTGGTTCTACGGCAGCCGCGGCATCTTTACCTACTCCAACGAGCTGTGGACCTCCTACCTGCAGTTCTACTCGCAGGACCCGCCGCAGCCCGACGACTACGTCTTCAACCAGAGCCTGCTCTTCGGCGACGCCCACGTGGACTGGGAGTCCTACGACCATCCCACCTACGGGGAGATCGAGATCGGCGGCTTCAAGAAAAACTACGGCCGCGCCCACCCCGGCTTCCTGCTGGAGACGGACGCACACCGCAACATGGCCTTTACCCTATACCACACCTGGAACACGCCCCACCTTGTAATCGACGAGATCTCCACGCGGGATCTTGGCGGAGGGCAGCGCGAGGTCACCGCGGTGGTCACCAACACGCGCCTGATCCCCACCCACGCCAGCCACGACGTTCAGAACAACATTGAGCGGCCCGACTACATCCGCATCGAGGGCGTGGACGTGGAGGCCGGCATGATCGTGGACGACCGCGACATGAACCAGACGGTCGAGCAGAAGGTGAACCCGCAGCAGCTGGAGGTGGAAAACATTCCCGGCATGGATTCCGTCGTGGTACGCTGGATTGTCAGCGGCAGCGGTGACTTTACCGTCACGGTCGACAGCGAGAAGGGCGGTGTGGCCAGCCGCTCCAGCGACGGGTAA
- the gltX gene encoding glutamate--tRNA ligase has protein sequence MEGTVRVRFAPSPTGLLHVGGLRTALFNYLYARHHDGVFVLRIEDTDQSRYVEEAEQDIVDSLLWAGMDFDEGPGKPGEFGPYRQSERKDIYAQYAEKLVESGHAYYAFDTPEELDQMRERLEKSGNPSPKYDAITRMSMKNSLTLPQEEVDRLLEEGEDYVIRLKVPRRETVRFEDEVRGFVSFESKGLDDQVLLKSDGMPTYHLANVVDDHLMEITHVIRGEEWLSSTPKHMLLYEYLGWEAPVMAHLPLIMSPSGGKLSKRKAESEGIPINTRDYREQKFEPEALVNFLAYLGWSPGDDSEIHSMEELTGLFSLDRVSKGGAVFDYKKLIWYNEQYLREKSVQELYPRVQVIAGEYGHNPDEGYLREVIPLMKDRASKVEDFVTEGLFFFEDPESYDEKALKKWKEDSAGLLEDYLGRIGDLAADEFTAGTLKDHIKELIEEHDIGWGPIMMPLRIAVTGQGYGPDLFPTLELLGRETTVRRIRAAIDELG, from the coding sequence ATGGAAGGCACCGTTCGCGTACGATTTGCCCCTTCTCCCACCGGACTCCTGCACGTCGGGGGACTCCGGACCGCCCTTTTCAATTACCTCTACGCACGTCACCACGACGGCGTGTTTGTGCTCCGTATCGAGGACACCGACCAGTCCCGCTACGTGGAGGAGGCCGAGCAGGACATCGTGGACTCCCTGCTGTGGGCGGGCATGGATTTCGACGAGGGACCCGGCAAGCCGGGCGAATTCGGTCCTTATCGCCAGAGCGAGCGCAAGGACATCTATGCCCAGTACGCCGAGAAACTGGTGGAATCGGGCCACGCCTACTACGCCTTTGACACCCCGGAGGAACTGGACCAGATGCGGGAGCGCCTGGAGAAGTCGGGCAACCCCTCGCCCAAGTACGACGCCATCACGCGCATGTCCATGAAAAACAGCCTCACCCTGCCGCAGGAGGAAGTGGACCGGCTGCTGGAGGAGGGCGAAGACTACGTCATCCGGCTCAAGGTGCCGCGCCGGGAGACGGTGCGCTTCGAGGACGAGGTGCGCGGCTTTGTCTCCTTCGAAAGCAAGGGCCTGGACGACCAGGTGCTGCTCAAGTCGGACGGCATGCCCACCTACCATCTGGCCAACGTGGTGGACGATCACCTGATGGAGATCACCCACGTGATCCGTGGCGAGGAGTGGCTCAGCAGCACGCCCAAGCACATGTTGCTCTACGAATACCTGGGATGGGAGGCGCCCGTCATGGCACACCTGCCCCTGATCATGTCGCCTTCCGGCGGCAAGCTCTCCAAGCGCAAGGCCGAAAGCGAGGGCATTCCCATCAACACCCGGGATTACCGCGAGCAGAAGTTCGAGCCGGAGGCCCTGGTCAACTTCCTGGCCTACCTGGGCTGGAGCCCGGGCGACGACAGCGAAATCCACTCCATGGAGGAGCTGACCGGGCTCTTCTCGCTGGACCGCGTCAGCAAGGGCGGGGCGGTCTTCGACTACAAGAAACTGATCTGGTATAACGAGCAGTATCTGCGCGAGAAGTCTGTACAGGAGCTCTACCCGCGCGTGCAGGTCATCGCCGGGGAGTACGGCCACAATCCCGACGAGGGTTACCTCAGGGAGGTCATCCCGCTGATGAAGGACCGCGCCAGCAAGGTGGAGGATTTCGTCACCGAGGGCCTGTTTTTCTTCGAGGACCCGGAGAGCTACGATGAGAAGGCCCTCAAGAAGTGGAAGGAGGACAGCGCCGGCCTGCTGGAGGACTACCTTGGGCGAATTGGCGATCTTGCGGCGGACGAATTCACGGCCGGCACGCTGAAAGACCACATCAAAGAACTCATCGAGGAGCACGACATTGGCTGGGGCCCCATCATGATGCCCCTGCGGATCGCGGTCACCGGCCAGGGTTACGGACCCGATCTATTTCCCACCCTCGAGCTGTTGGGCCGCGAGACCACGGTGCGGCGTATCCGTGCGGCCATCGACGAGTTGGGCTAG
- a CDS encoding WbqC family protein, with amino-acid sequence MTLALLYPQLAPNLYDLALMMRADRVVLLDTETWSRKSRIHRTRIRTPQGTQWINIPVRTDDRDKPVRAVRIDHAEEWATPLLRSLTYNYRNSPYFDFYEPEIRADFEAAADFEFLMPFVLHVQERLLRFMEHPVHYDLAFGLEDYTSDPDELARRLGADRLWQEHDSRHYMRQAENATVLPGFRHPRYRQHFEGFEPWCGLFDLLFQFGPESFKITDRIRESA; translated from the coding sequence ATGACCCTTGCACTGCTATATCCCCAGCTGGCCCCCAACCTCTACGACCTGGCCCTGATGATGCGAGCCGACCGGGTAGTGCTGCTGGATACCGAAACGTGGTCGCGCAAAAGCCGCATCCACCGCACCCGCATACGCACCCCGCAGGGCACGCAGTGGATCAACATCCCGGTGCGCACCGATGACCGCGACAAGCCGGTGCGCGCCGTGCGCATAGACCATGCCGAAGAGTGGGCCACCCCCCTGCTGCGCAGCCTGACCTACAACTACCGCAACAGTCCCTACTTCGACTTCTACGAGCCGGAGATCCGCGCCGATTTCGAGGCCGCCGCCGACTTCGAATTCCTGATGCCCTTCGTGCTTCACGTGCAGGAGAGGCTGCTGCGTTTTATGGAGCATCCGGTGCACTACGACCTGGCCTTCGGGCTGGAGGACTACACCTCCGATCCCGACGAGCTGGCCCGGAGGCTGGGCGCCGACCGTCTCTGGCAGGAACACGACAGCCGCCACTACATGCGACAGGCGGAAAACGCTACAGTGCTTCCGGGCTTCCGCCATCCCCGCTACCGCCAGCACTTCGAAGGCTTCGAGCCCTGGTGCGGCCTCTTCGACCTGCTCTTTCAATTCGGGCCCGAAAGCTTTAAGATTACGGACCGCATCCGCGAATCCGCATAA